A single Pseudomonas sp. MM223 DNA region contains:
- the cydA_2 gene encoding Cytochrome bd-I ubiquinol oxidase subunit 1 (*Name cydA_2), with protein sequence MFGIEALELARMQFAFTVSFHILFPAITIGLASYLAVLEGLWLRTHQQVYRDLYHFWSKIFAVNFGMGVVSGLVMAYQFGTNWSRFSEFAGAVTGPLLTYEVLTAFFLEAGFLGVMLFGWNRVGRGLHFFSTCMVALGTLVSTFWILASNSWMQTPQGHEIIDGRVVPVDWFAVVFNPSFPYRLMHMATAAFVSTAFFVGASAAWHLLRGRDNPAVRKMLSMAMWMALIVAPIQAVIGDFHGLNTLKHQPVKIAAIEGHWENVPGEPTPLILFGIPDMKAETTRFKVEIPALGSLILTHSLDKQVPAMKEFPPEDRPNSTIVFWSFRIMVGLGLLMIFVGLWSLWLRKRGTLYTSRPFLYLALWMGPSGLIALLAGWFTTEIGRQPWVVYGLMRTADGVSNHSYAQLGFTLVAFVVVYFALFGTGLGYMMRLVRKGPQTGEGDEHTPGGPGQKRTPARPLSAADDGHEAKTASLSKED encoded by the coding sequence ATGTTCGGAATAGAGGCCTTAGAGCTCGCCCGAATGCAGTTTGCCTTTACCGTGTCGTTCCACATCCTGTTCCCGGCCATCACCATTGGCCTGGCCAGCTACCTGGCAGTCCTCGAAGGCCTCTGGCTGCGGACCCACCAACAGGTCTACCGTGACCTCTATCACTTCTGGTCGAAGATCTTCGCCGTCAACTTTGGCATGGGCGTGGTCTCAGGCCTTGTCATGGCCTACCAGTTCGGTACCAACTGGAGCCGCTTTTCCGAGTTTGCTGGCGCCGTTACCGGGCCGTTGCTGACCTACGAGGTACTGACCGCCTTCTTCCTTGAGGCTGGTTTCCTCGGCGTCATGCTGTTTGGCTGGAACCGTGTGGGCCGCGGCCTGCATTTTTTCTCCACGTGCATGGTGGCGCTTGGCACGCTGGTCTCCACGTTCTGGATCCTTGCCTCCAACAGTTGGATGCAAACCCCACAAGGCCACGAGATCATCGATGGCCGGGTGGTGCCGGTCGACTGGTTTGCGGTGGTGTTCAACCCCTCGTTCCCCTACCGGCTGATGCACATGGCCACGGCCGCGTTCGTTTCCACGGCGTTTTTCGTCGGCGCCTCGGCGGCCTGGCACCTGCTGCGTGGGCGTGACAACCCGGCGGTGCGCAAGATGCTGTCGATGGCCATGTGGATGGCGTTGATCGTTGCTCCGATCCAGGCGGTAATCGGCGACTTCCATGGCCTGAATACGCTCAAGCACCAGCCGGTAAAAATCGCGGCAATCGAAGGGCACTGGGAGAATGTGCCTGGCGAGCCGACCCCGCTGATCCTGTTCGGTATCCCCGACATGAAGGCTGAGACCACGCGCTTCAAGGTAGAAATCCCGGCGCTCGGCAGCCTCATCCTCACCCACAGCCTGGACAAACAGGTGCCGGCGATGAAGGAGTTTCCGCCCGAGGACCGGCCCAACTCGACCATCGTCTTCTGGTCATTCCGGATCATGGTCGGGCTGGGCTTGCTGATGATCTTCGTTGGCCTGTGGAGCCTGTGGCTGCGCAAGCGCGGCACGCTCTACACCTCGCGCCCGTTCCTGTACCTGGCGCTATGGATGGGGCCTTCCGGGTTGATCGCATTGCTGGCTGGCTGGTTTACCACCGAGATCGGCCGCCAGCCGTGGGTGGTGTATGGCCTGATGCGCACGGCGGATGGGGTGTCCAATCACAGCTACGCCCAGCTTGGTTTCACCTTGGTGGCGTTCGTGGTGGTGTATTTCGCCCTGTTCGGCACAGGCCTTGGCTACATGATGCGCCTGGTGCGCAAAGGGCCGCAGACTGGCGAAGGCGACGAGCACACACCGGGCGGCCCTGGCCAGAAACGCACGCCGGCGCGGCCGCTGTCTGCCGCCGATGATGGCCATGAGGCCAAGACTGCCAGCCTGAGCAAGGAGGACTGA